The DNA window ATTGAAAAATTTGAGCCAAGCGGACTACGGTAAAAAGCAGCTTTTTGATGAGGATTTTCACCGTAACGAAGCGTTTGAGACAATTCGTACGTAAGCGTCAATTGATCCGGATATTCTTCACCTGTCAAGTCAGTCAAATAATTAGAGATATATGAATCGTAAGCCGCTGTATGGCGGAAAACTTTCGCTGCTAAACGACGTCTCGTTTCAGGAGTTGTAGATTGTTTGTTTTGTAATTCCGTCAATACTCCAGCATAATCAGCTGCATCCACGATAACCGTTACGTATGCGTGATTTTTTGCAGCAGAACGCAACATGGTTGGACCGCCAATATCGATGTTTTCAATCGCATCATCAACTGTCACGTCTGGTTTTACGATGGTTTCACGGAACGGGTATAAATTAACACAGACAATATCAATCGGCGAAATGCCGTTTTCAGCCATTTGACTTTGATGTTCTGCATCATCATGTTTGGCTAATAGTCCACCGTGTACAAGCGGATGCAAGGTTTTTACACGTCCACCTAAAATTTCTGGAAATTTCGTAACTTCGTCTACGGCTGTAATCGCAACGCCGTTTTCTTCAAGAAATTTTTTAGTGCCGCCTGTCGATAACAGTTCATAGCCCATTTTTTCCAATTCCTGTGCAAATTCCAAAATCCCTGATTTATCCGATACGCTGAGTAATGCTCTTTTTTTCACAAATAGTCCTCCTATAGATTAAGACCGACAGTTTACCGGTCGAATAATTGCTGCAATGTTGCAGGATATAATTCATGTTCAATCTGATGGATCTGTTGCTCGACTTCTTCACGTCCACGACCTAATACCGGAAACGATTGTTGTGCAATAATGTTGCCTGTATCCATTCCAGCGTCTACATAATGCACTGTGACGCCTGCGTTTTCTGCCCCTGCTGCAAGTGTTTGCCCGATTGCATCTTTTCCTGGAAACGCGGGCAAAACAGAAGGATGGATATTCACAATGCGGTTTTCATATGCTTCAAGTAAAACCGGGCCAATCAAGCGCATATAGCCTGCAAGGATAATCCATTCTACTCCAAGTGCTTGCAGTTTTTCTTTTAACATTTCTTCGTAATGTTGCTTGGAGTCATACTTAGAAGGAATAAAAGAAAAAGATGCCACCCCTGCTTTTTTCGCACGTTCTACTACGAACGCTTGTGGCTTGTCGGTTACAACAAGCATTAATTCAGCCTCTAAGTTACCGTCCGTAATCGCATCGACAATGGCTTGAAAATTAGAGCCATTGCCAGATGCAAAAACAGCAATCTTTGTTTTAGTTTTCATCCAATGTGCCGTCCTGTTGTCCTTGGAATTGCACGCCTTCAGTACTTGAAACCCGACCAATTTGGTAAGCTTGTTCACCATTCGCTTTAGCGATTTCCAACACTTTTTCAGCGTTTTCAGGTGCTACAGCTACAACAAAACCAATTCCCATATTGAAAACTGAGTACAAGTCGCGGTCTGCCAACTCGCCTTTTTCTTTCAGCAACTTGAAAATATCAAGTACTGGCCAGCTGCCAAGTGAAATTTCTGCGCCTAAGCCTTCTGGCATCATCCGTGGAATGTTCTCGATAAATCCGCCACCTGTCACATGTGCCATGCCGTGAATTTCAATCTCCTTGCCAATCGCAGCTACAGCTTTCGCGTAAATTTTCGTAGGTGTTAACAATGCATCACCAATTGGTCCAAGCGTCTCATAACCTTCAACTTGTTGATCTAGCGTAAATTGATTTTGCTCAAATACAATTTGACGTACAAGCGAATAACCGTTTGAATGAATGCCGCTAGATGCAAGACCGATTAATACATCGTCAGCTGCAATTTTTTCGCCTGTAACGATTTTGGATTTCTCCGCAGCTCCGACCGCAAACCCAGCAATATCGTATTCATCTTCTTCATAAAGTCCTGGCATTTCTGCTGTTTCTCCGCCAATTAATGCGGCACCCGATTGCACACAGCCATCCGCTACGCCTTTAACGATTTGTTCAATTTTCTCAGGAATTGCTTTACCGACAGCGATATAGTCTAAGAAAAATAAAGGTTCCGCACCTTGTGCAACGATGTCATTGACACACATCGCAACACAATCAATGCCGATTGTATCGTGACGGTCTGCCATGAACGCAAGCTTTAGTTTTGTGCCCACGCCATCCGTTCCGGAAACAAGAACCGGTTCCTTCAAATTTAGCTCAGACAAATCGAACATACCGCCAAATCCACCAAACGCACCGAGCATTCCTTTACGCGCTGTCCGTTCTACATGCGATTTCATGCGGTTTACTGCTTCATAGCCAGCTTCGATATTGACGCCTGCTTTTTCATATGCTTTTGACACACCGGTTCCCCCTTATTTCACTTTTTCTTTTTCGTGCGGCAATACGGTATCTGGATAAATATTGGTTGGGTATTCTCCTGTAAAGCAAGCTAGGCAATGCCCACATTTTGATCCAGGATCTGTGCGTCCAATATTTTGAACCATGCCATCAACCGATAAGAATGTTAACGAATCTGCACCAATAATTTCTCGCATTTCTTCTATTGTATTGTTAGCCGCGATTAATTCGCCTGCTGTGCTAATGTCAATGCCATAAAAGCATGGATTTTTGATTGGCGGTGAACTAATCACCACATGAACTTCTGTCGCACCTGCTTCTTTTAGTAAGTTGACAATGCGTCGTGACGTTGTACCACGAACAATTGAATCATCCACCATAATCACACGTTTGCCTTTCACAACTTGACGCACTGGCGAAAGTTTCATCTTCACGCCTTGTTCACGCAAATCTTGTGAAGGTTGGATAAAGGTACGTCCGACATAACGGTTTTTGATCATGCCAAGTTCATACGGAATCCCGCTTTGTTCAGAATAGCCAATGGCAGCTGAAATACTCGAATCCGGAACACCTGTTACCACGTCCGCTTCAATTTGTACTTCTTTTGCTAATTGAACGCCTAAACGTTTTCTTGCTGCGTGAACGTTAATGCCATCGATATCCGAGTCAGGACGAGAAAAGTAAACATATTCCATCGTACAAATCGAACGCTCTTCTGGATAAGCAAAACGTTCTGCACGCATGCCGTCTTTCGTAATGATCAAAAATTCACCTGGTTCAACCGAACGAACAAATTCTGCTCCTACAATATCAAACGCACACGTTTCAGAAGCCGTTACCCACGCATCCCCCAATTTACCAAGAGACAACGGACGTAAGCCATTTGGATCCAACGCAATATACATCGCTTCTTCAGTCAAAATTACACAAGCAAAAGCGCCTTTTAATAAAGACAACGCATTTTTCGCTTTCTCTTCAAACGTCGCATAGCCGCTTCGTTTAATTAAATGTGCCAACACTTCTGTATCTGAAGTTGTTTGGAAAATACTGCCCTGACGTTCTAGGTGTCCTTTTAACTGCGTGGCATTGACTAAATTACCGTTATGTGAAATCGCCAAACTACCAGTAGTTGAGTTAAAGAGCAGAGGCTGGACATTTTCAATGCCGCTGCCTCCTGCTGTTGCATAGCGAACATGGCCAATTGCGGCATGTCCTGCTATTTTCTCTATTTTTTCAGGCGTAAACACTTCACTGACCATGCCTTCACCTTTTAATGGGAGAAGAGCTTCTCCATCAGTTGAAACAATTCCAGCACCTTCTTGACCGCGGTGTTGTAAAGCGTGCAATCCGTAATACGTCAATTGCGTCGCATTCGGATGTCCCCATATTCCAAAGACACCACATTCTTCATTTAAGCTTCTGATTTCAGCAAGCATGGGATAGCTCCTTTCCAAGCTGAGCGAAGCGTTGCGACGGATTCGTTAATCCAAGTCGTACCGTCTTCACCGTTGATTACAAATTTGTCTCCCGTGACTTGGCCGACTTTCTTAGCATCTGATACGACTTTCTCGAACTGTTCTGCGTTTTCTGGGCTAACTGTTACCACAAAGCGTGATTGCGATTCACTGAACAAAGCAGTTGTTGCAGATCCAGACAACGTGACTTCCATGCCTAATTCGTTACCAAAGGTTTTTTCAGCTAATGCAACAGCCACGCCACCTTCAGCAACGTCATGTGCAGATGCAACGAGTCCTTGTTGAATCGCCGATAAAATTTCTTGTTGGCGCTGTGCTTCGACTGTTAAATCGATCGCTGGTGCTTTACCGAAAATACGTCCCTCGACCATCTTCTGTAATTCACTTCCGCCAAATTCTGTAAAGCTTTCACCAATCAAGTAAACAAAGTCGTCTTGTGTTTTAACGTCTTGCGTTGTTACATGTGCAAGGTCTTCAACAAGCCCGACCATACCGATTGTTGGTGTTGGATAAATAGCCGTACCGTTTGTTTCATTGTATAACGAGACGTTTCCGCCGATAACTGGAGAATCTAAGATGGTACATGCTTCAGACATACCGTCTGCTGCTTTTTCTAACTGCCAGAAGATTTCTGGTTTTTCTGGATTCCCAAAGTTTAAGCAATCTGTAATCGCAAGTGGTTTCGCACCTGATACGACAACATTACGTGCTGCTTCTGCTACCGCAATTTTACCGCCCACTTCTGGATCCAAGTAAATATAGCGAGAGTTACAGTCAGTCGTCATGGCTAAACCTTTGTTCGTACCACGGACACGGACAACTGCAGCATCCGACCCTGGGCTTACCACAGTGCTTGTGCGCACTTGGTGGTCGTATTGATCATAAACCCACTCTTTAGAAGCAATCGTCGGTTGTTTTAATAAAGCGGTTAAGGTTTCATTGAAATCCGTTACTTTTGGCTCTACGTTGTCCATTTGTTGGAACTCTGTAAAGTACGCAGGTACAGCTGAAGGCTTATGGTAAACCGGCGCATCTTCTGCAAGTGCGTCAACAGGAACTTCTGCAACAATTTCACCTTTATGTTTTAAACGTAATGTCGAATCATCTGTTACCGTACCGACTGTCACGGCATCTAAGCCGTATTTCTCGAACAACTCAACGATTTCAGGCTCACGACCAGCTTTAACCACGATTAACATCCGTTCTTGTGATTCAGAAAGCATCATTTCGTATGCTGTCATCCCTGTTTCACGTTGTGGAATGTGATCCAGGTCCATTTCGATTCCTGAACCTGCTTTAGAAGCCATTTCCGCTGAAGAAGAAGTCAGTCCAGCAGCACCCATATCTTGAATCCCGATTAACGCATCTGACTTGATTAGTTCTAAACAAGCTTCAAGCAACAGTTTCTCCATAAACGGGTCACCCACTTGTACTGCAGGACGGTTTTTATCAGAGCCATCCGTTAATTCTTCAGAAGCAAAAGTGGCTCCGTGAATGCCGTCGCGTCCTGTTTTAGCGCCAACGTACATGACCGGGTTACCTGTACCTTTGGCAATTCCTTTTTGAATATCTTCATGATTAATCAATCCGACACACATCGCGTTCACTAATGGATTGCCATCGTAACATTCATCAAATTGAATTTCTCCGCCCACTGTTGGAATTCCGATACAGTTTCCGTATCCGGCAATTCCCGCAACAACTTCTTCAAACAAGTATTTCACGCGGGGTGTTGTTAATTCACCAAAGCGTAATGAGTTCAGCAACGCAATTGGACGTGCGCCCATTGAAAAGACATCACGAATAATGCCGCCAACTCCAGTAGCCGCTCCTTGATAAGGTTCAATAGCTGACGGGTGGTTATGCGATTCCATTTTGAAAACGACCGCTTGTCCGTCACCGATGTCGACAATCCCAGCACCTTCACCAGGTCCTTGAAGAACACGTTCACCTTTAGTCGGGAATTTCGCAAGAACGGGTTTCGAGTTTTTATACGAACAATGCTCAGACCACATAACTGAAAACAAACCTGTTTCCGTATAGTTTGGCAATCTTCCTAAAATCTTTTCAACCATTTCAAATTCCGCGTCCGATAAGCCCATTTGTTGATATACTTTTTGTTCTTTTATTTGAGCAGCATTTGGTTCAAGCATGACTGACATGTGATTCCCTCCACTGTTTAACGATTGATCTAAATAAAGCCAAGCCATCTTTGCCGCCGATTAACTCTGATACTGCACGTTCAGGATGCGGCATCATGCCTAGCACGTTTCCGCGTTCGTTAATGATTCCTGCAATGTTGTTTCGACTGCCGTTAAAATCATCTGCATACGTAAAGACGATCTGATTGTTTTCTTTAAGGTGATTGTATGTCGCATCATCGCAATAATAATTGCCTTCTCCGTGAGCGATTGGAATTTGGATTTCTTCACCTTGTTCGTATTCATTTGTGAACAAGGTATTGTTGTTTTCTACTTTCAATCCAACAGTACGGCACATGAACTTCAAGTTTTTGTTACGTAAAAGAACGCCTGGCAAAAGACCCGCTTCCGTTAAGATTTGGAAACCATTACAGATTCCAAGAACCGGCTTGCCTGCTTCAGCCGCTTTTCTTACTTCATCCATGACTCCAGAGAATTGAGCGATCGCGCCGCAACGCAAGTAATCGCCGTATGAAAATCCGCCTGGTAGTAAAATCCCGTCATAGCTGCTCAAATCTTTTGAGTCATGCCATACGTACTCTGCTTCTTCACCTAATTCATCTTTGACCGCATGGTACATGTCCAAATCACAATTCGAACCTGGGAAAACAATTACTGCGAATTTCATTGCGAGACAACCTCCTCAATTTCATAACGGTAATCTTCAATTACAGTGTTTGCTAAAAGTCGATGACATAATTCATTTACTAAAGAATCTACATTGCGTTCGCTGTCTTCAATAACCAATTCTAGGTATTTGCCAATTCGTACATCTGCCACTTCATCATAGCCCATTTTATGAAGAGAGCCCATAACTGCAGAACCTTGCGGGTCCAATACACTTTCACGTAATGTTACGTATACTTTTACTTTTTTCATGAGTGTTGTCCTCCTAGACGAGTTAAAATGAGTTCGTACGCTTCTGTCAAATTCCCAAGATTGCGGCGGAATACGTCTTTATCAAGCTTTTGTTTTGTTTTCATATCCCAAAGCCGGCAAGTGTCCGGCGAAATTTCATCTGCCAATAAAATTTGACCATTTTTGTCACGGCCAAATTCAATTTTAAAATCAACAAGATCTACGCCAATTTCTTTAAAAAAGCCGATTAACACTTCATTAATTTCGCGTGCCTTTTGCTTGAGCACTGCCACTTCCTCTGCAGTTGCCAGCTTTAGCATATCAACATGATCATCTGTAATTAGTGGATCGCCCAATTCATCATCTTTCAAATAGAACTCCACAACCGGACGGCTAATGGCCACGCCTTCTTCAATGCCAAGACGTTTGGCCATGCTGCCCGCTGTGATGTTCCGGACCACTACTTCCAATGGAATGATGCTTACACTTTGCACCAATTGTTCGTGATCAGACAATTGCTTAACGAAATGAGACGCAATGCCTGCTTCCTGCAATTTTGTGAAAATCAGTGACGTGATTTTATTGTTCAAAATGCCTTTCCCGGTAATTTCTTCTTTTTTCTCACCGTTGAAAGCCGTTGCTGAATCTTTATATTCCACCCACAAAATTCCCTGTTCATCCGTTGCATACAGGCGTTTTGCTTTTCCTTCGTACAATAGCTGACCTTTTTCCATTTTCAGAAGCCCCCGTTTAGTTTAATCCAAGTCGGTTGAAAATCATGTCTACTTGTTGCAAGTGGTGATTGTAATCAAAGCAATCATCCAATTCTTCTTTAGATAGCTTAGCTGTAATCGTGTCATTTGCTTCCACAATTTTGCGGAAATGCGTTTGGTTTTCCCAAGCTTCCATCGCACATGGCTGAACGGTATCGTAAGCTGCCTCGCGAGCCATCCCTTTATCGATCAATGCCAACAACACACGCTGTGAATAAATCAAACCTAACGTTGAATCCATATTGCGTTTCATGTTCTCTGGGAACACTGTTAAGTTTTTCACGATATTACCGAAACGATTTAACATGTAGTTAAGCGCAATCGTTGCATCTGGTAAAATCACACGTTCTGCTGATGAATGCGAAATGTCGCGTTCGTGCCATAAAGATACGTTTTCGTAAGCTGTTAGCATGTAGCCACGGATTAAACGTGCAAGGCCCGTCATGTTTTCAGAACCGATTGGGTTACGTTTATGTGGCATTGCAGAAGAACCTTTTTGGCCTTTTGCAAAAAACTCTTCTACTTCGCGTGTTTCCGATTTTTGCAATCCGCGAATTTCTGTCGCAAATTTCTCAACAGATGAACCAATCAATGCGAGTACACTTAAATACTGTGCGTGACGATCGCGTTGCAATGTTTGTGTGGAAATAGGTGATGCTGCAAGACCTAACTCTTTGCAGACATATGCTTCAACAAATGGATCAATATTAGCGTACGTTCCAACTGCACCAGACATTTTGCCTGTTTCAATTGAAGCTGCTGCCGCTTCGAAACGTTCTAAGTTACGTTTCATTTCTTCGTGCCATAATGCAAGTTTCAAACCGAAAGTTGTTGGTTCTGCATGCACACCATGTGTACGGCCCATCATGACCGTCATTTTATGTTCTTTTGCTTTATTCGCAAGAATTTCGATAAAGTTTGTTAAGTCTTTACGGATAATGACGTTTGCTTGTTTTAACAAGTAAGACAATGCGGTATCAACAACGTCTGTTGAAGTTAAGCCGTAATGAACCCATTTGCGTTCTTCGCCAAGCGTTTCGGATACTGCTCTTGTAAAAGCAACTACATCATGACGTGTTTCTTCTTCAATTTCCAAAATGCGATCTACTGAAAAAGAAGCGTCTTTACGAATTTTGGCTACGTCTTCTTTCGGAATATCTCCGATTTCTGCCCAAGCTTCACATGCTAAAATTTCAACTTCTAGCCATGCATTGTATTTGTTTTCTTCTGTCCAAATTGCGCCCATTTCGGGTCTTGTGTAACGTGCGATCATAAATTAGTTCCTCCAATTATTCTGGCCAAATGCCAGATCTATCTATTTCACCTAAAGTTGCCTCTAAGTCTTCCGTTAATATCGTAACATGTCCCATCTTCCGTTTCTGCTTTGCTTCGTCTTTTCCGTACAAATGAATCGACCAATTTGGAAATTGTGCTATTTTTGAAGCAAGTGGCGCGACATGCTCACCTAACACGTTGACCATTACTGCTTGAGACCAAAGGATTGGCTGTCTTAGTGGCCAGCCGCAAATGGCACGGATATGTTGATGGAACTGCGATATGTTTGTCGCTTCGATTGAATAATGACCTGAATTATGAGGACGTGGCGCCAATTCATTGACGATAATGCCACCGTCTTCTAACACGAACATTTCAACGGCTAATGTGCCTACCATATTGAGATGAGTCGCAATTTTTTCAGCTGCTTTTTTCGCCTCATCCATTGTCTTTTTATCGATTCTTGCTGGAACAATCGTCTCATGTAAAATATGGTCTTTATGAATATTTTCACCAATCGGCAAAATAGCTGTTTCACCGTGTACGTTGCGTTGAATAATAACGGAAATTTCTTTTGTGAATTCTACAAAAGCTTCAGCAACACATTCGCCATTTGTGAATAATCTTTTGGCTAAAGAAAGTTCTTCTATAGAAGAAACAGTTTGTTGCCCCTTGCCGTCATACCCACCTCGTGCTGTTTTCACAACGAATGGAAATGACAATTGACTACTTTTTTCTTTTAACTCTTCAAACGTAGAAGCTGTAACATAATCTGCCACGACAACACCAGCTTCAGAAATCGCTTGTTTTTCAACAATTCGATTTTGTGTCACACGAATCAATTCAGATCCTTGCGGCACATAAGCGATTTCTGCTAATTTTGATAGCCCGTCTACATCTATATTTTCAAACTCATAAGTAATGACGTCACTCACTTCAGCTAACTCTTCTAACGCATGCTGATCATTAAACGGTGCAACGATTTGTATATCCGCAACTTGACCTGTTGGTGAATCCATAGCTGGATCGAGAACAGCAATTTTAAATCCTGCTTCTTTTGCAGCAAGCGCCATCATGCGTCCTAATTGACCGCCGCCGATAATGCCAATCGTTTGTCCAGGTAATATGGTTTTTGTCATACCAAATCCCCCGAACTTTCTAGAACTGCTGCTGTGATGCGATCTCTTCTTTCATGCAATGCTTGTGCTGCCTGCTCATCTACCGTCCCCAGTATTTGCGCTGCTAGTAACCCAGCATTTACAGCTCCAGCTTTGCCGATAGCGACAGTCGCCACTGGAACTCCGCCAGGCATCTGAACGATTGATAATAAGGAATCTAAGCCGTTTAACGCTTTTGATTGAACAGGTACACCGATAACCGGTAAAGTTGTTTTGGCTGCTACCATACCTGGCAAATGAGCAGCACCGCCTGCCCCTGCAATAATCACGTGCAATCCACGTTCACGTGCTTGTTCTGCATAGCTGAACATTAAATCCGGTGTCCGGTGCGCTGAAACCACTTTCTTTTCGTAGCTTAATCCCAGTTCATCTAATACATCACACGCATGCTTCATTGTTTCCCAATCACTCGTACTTCCCATAATGACGCCAATTCGCGGATTCATCGATTGCACTCTCCTTTTAAAAAATAAAAAGTCCTTAAGTAAACTGCTCACATTACGTGAAAAGCAGTTTACTTAAGGACTGTAAATGATACGAATTTTAAATGATGGCATAAAGAAGCACATCCTTCGCTTTACGACCAATAAGTTGCTTTCCCGCATAGTCCGGACATTTACGGTGTCCTGGTAGAGACGCAGAAGCCAATTCTTCTGCATATATGGGGTATCCTCACTTATCATAACAAGACGACGAAACTACGTCAATGATAAAGTCGAACAATAAGTTATACAATTATTTAATCGTTCGTCTTTATAAGGTCTGACTTATCTTTATTCTAGTTTATCTCCTTTAAACTTGACGATTTGCCTAATAGGTACTGGTTGGCCATTTACTTCCTGAAACAGAGGCTCCTCTTTTCGTCCAACTGCTGCGTAGCCTTCCGCTTTCATCCGATCCAGACATTCCGAAATAGATTCATGTTCTTCAACTTCAAACCACACTGTATTCTTACTCATTTAAACAAGTTGCCCCTTTTCACTGACTTTACCCAAAATCCGCCATGAATTGTTTTAGGTTCATACGCAATAATAAAAGCTTTTGGATCAAGCTCTTGAATCGCTTTGTATAGCTTTAGTTCCATTTTTCGCGGAGTTAAAATTTGCATCGATTGCCGATCCCCGTCACGCCCATTGGTATTCCAATCCGTGACACCGTAGCCTTTTTCGCGAAGTTGCTTAGGCAAATACTCTCCGGCTTCACTCGTAATAACGTTTACCGTAATATAACCAAGAGCCATTTTTTCCTCGATTTTAGAACCGATAACAACCCCTGATCCGTAACCTAATGCATAAGCAACCAGGTTTTGAATTTGATCAAGATTATCAAGAACCAATCCAAGTCCTACTATGTATATAACAACCTCTACCATACTAACGGCTGCTGCTAAATAGCGATAGCCTTTTAACGTCATAATCATTCGCAATGTGAAAAAAGTTACATACACAATATTGATTGAAAAAATTATTAGCACCATAATCCATGGGTTTATATCCAATCTTTACACCCCTCTGATTTTCATTAACAATTAATTTTCATA is part of the Planococcus kocurii genome and encodes:
- a CDS encoding DUF2179 domain-containing protein; amino-acid sequence: MVLIIFSINIVYVTFFTLRMIMTLKGYRYLAAAVSMVEVVIYIVGLGLVLDNLDQIQNLVAYALGYGSGVVIGSKIEEKMALGYITVNVITSEAGEYLPKQLREKGYGVTDWNTNGRDGDRQSMQILTPRKMELKLYKAIQELDPKAFIIAYEPKTIHGGFWVKSVKRGNLFK